The Streptomyces sp. B3I8 nucleotide sequence AGACGAGCCCGCGGGCCGCTCCGCCGCCGACGCCGGTGACGTCCACCGCCCGCCGCGTCCGCCGGGACATCTGCCCGAGCTTCAGCTTGTCGTGATACTTGCGCATCACCGCGCGGACGCCGATCCAGACCCCGGCGGCGGCGATGCCGACCCCGGCCAGGCCCACGATCCACTGGCCCCCCGGCATCCGCAGCACCTCGGCCGTCATGTCCTTGGACTGCTTGTCGCCGGAACCACCGCCGCGGCCACCGCGGGAGCCGGCCGCGAAGAGCAGCACCGAGGAGGCGACGAAACCGTAGAAGACGGCACGGCCGGCGGAGGCGAGGCGCTTGCGCGCCTTGCGGCCGTCCGGGCCGGGCGCGCCGAGGACCGCCTCGGACAGGCGCCACAGGGCCATGCCGACAAGACCGACGGCCAGCGCCCACAGGACGACCGAGCCGAAGGGTTTCTCCGCTATCTCGGCGAGCGCCCCGCCCCGGTCGGCCTGGCGGTGGCCGTCGCCGAAGGCGATCTGCAGGGCCAGTACGCCGACGAGCAGATAGATCACTCCGCGTGCGCCCAGTCCGGCCCGTGCCGCGCCCTCCGTCGCCGCACCGGTCGCCTCACGACCGGTGCGGGGCCCTCCCCGACCGGTCAACGTGCTGACATCCATCTCGACCTCCCGAGGTCCGCATGCCCCGGGTTCGGTGTACGACACCGGGGATCCGCGGACCCCCGGGCACACCGGCGGCCGACGACGGTGGGAGTGGCCTCAGGCCGCCCGGTTGCGCAGGCACAGTTCCAGTTCGACCTCCTGGTCCCCGGAGACGCGGCCCACCTCCTCGACCGCGAAGGTCTCCGCCAGGGCTTCCCGCAAGCGGGAGACCGCCTGCGGTTCGCCCTGGACCTCGGCCTTCACGGAACCCGACAGCGGAGGCGTGCGGGGGGCGTCGGGAGCGCCGGCCGGGGCCGACGTGTCGAACGTCCCGGTCCACACGGTGGGCCGGGAGCCCTCCGTGTCGTGCGGCGGGGTGTCGTCAGCACCGCGGTCGGAATCGAAGTGCCGGCACAGCTCGGTGAACAGATGTCCGGCGTCCGTGGCCGAGCAGTCACTGAGGACCACCTGGACGTGCGGAGCGGACTGGGCGGGGGCGTTCACTGGTCGTTCGTCTCCCTCGTGCGTACTGGATGCCCCGGCTGCTGTCGGGGCGGGCGTGCGGGCGCGGGTGCCCGGTCCGGGCGGCGGGGTGCTACTCGGTGACGGAGGCGAACCCGTCGGCCCTCACGTGCGGCATGACCCGGCCGGCCACCCGGTAGCGGCCGTTGGGAACGCACCGTGCGCGCGTGATGTGCACGGTGAGCGGCCCCGCCCACTCGTAGCCGTTGAGTGCGCCGTGGCGTGCCAGCCGGTCGGTGAGCAGCATGCCCACCCGGTCGCCGACACCGGCGAGTTCCTCGTGGACCCCGGGGTCCAGTTCGACGGCGTAGGCGTTGGGCGCCAGGACGCGGTCCCTGCCGCACCGGACCACTTGACGGTCGCACTCGCGGCGCAGGGCGTCGAGCAGTTCGACGGGTTCCTTGGGGAAGACGTGTCCCAGCAGCCTGCGCTGGAACCGTTCCAGGGCCCTCTCCCAGCCGGTCGGCCCGGCCGTCCCGGCGGGTGGTGCGGTCGTCCCGGTGGCCGGGGCCGCCGTGCGGTCCCTGGCCTCCTCGGCCTCGTCGCCCTCCGTGCCGCGTCGTCGCGGAAGTGCGCTCACCGCTCGCACCCCGCCCTACCGCTCGGCCTCGAAGTCCTCGGGACGCACGTCGGCGTCCTCCAGGGCTTCGCGCATGGTGCGCCCCTCGGCCGCCTCCTGCTCCTGCCGGCGCGCGCCGTGCTCCCCCCGCTCCAGCACCTCGTCGGTGGTGTCGGTCTTCGGCCGGTTCTCCTCGGGGACCGTCATGGCCTACAGCTCCTCGTATGCGTATGTCCTCGTACGTTGTCCTCGTACGTTTCCTCGTACGTTTTTCTGCCTCGCTGCGGCGGGTTCCCTGATGACGGCGTTCGACGCCTCGCGCGTGCCGTCGGCCGGTCGCTCACCCTGTCCGGTATGTGGACGGTAAGTGGACGCAAGCTCCCTGGTCAGGACCTGCGGTGGACTATGTTGAGGGCCCGTGGGACGGGAACCCGTGGGACGTGAAGGAGGCGCACCGGTGCCATCGCCGCAGCAGGCTCGCGCTCAGGCATCCGCGATCACTGCGGGCAGCCCGGCACCGGCCGAGGACGCCTCCCCGACCTCGCGGCTGCGGGAACTGTTCGAGGGGCCGGGGCTGTCGCCGGCGCACCGGCGGATCGCGCAGTACCTGATCGAGCACCTCACGGAGGCGGCCTTCCTGTCCATCACCGATCTCGCCGAGCGGGTCGGGGTGAGCCAGCCCTCGGTGACCCGGTTCGCGGGGGCGGTCGGCTTCAGCGGGTATCCGGCGCTGCGCGAGCGGCTGCAGTCCCTCGCGCTCGGTTCCCTCGGCAACGGCACCCCGAGCGCCCCCGCCGAACAGCGTGGCAACGAACTCCAGGCGGCGGTCGACGCCGAGATCGAGAACCTGGAGAACCTGCGCCGGGACCTCACGGACCCCGGCCGGGTGATCGAGGTCGGCCGGGCGCTGTCGCGGTCGGCCCCGCTGACCGTGCTGGGCCTGCGGATCTCCGTGTCGCTCGCGGAGTACTTCGCCTACGCCGCCCGGCGCATCCACCCCGACGTCCGGCTGGTGACCCGGGGCGGCAGCGTCGCCTACGACGCCCTGCTGCAGTCGCGGGAGGCGGGCGGCACCTGGCTGCTGGCCTTCTCGCTGCCCCGGCACGCGCGGGAGACGCTCACCGCGCTGCGGGTCGCGCGCGGCGCGGGGCTGCGGGTGGCGCTGGTGACCGACCTGGCGCTCGGGCCGCTGGCCGAGGAGGCCGAGGAGGTCTTCGCCACCGGCACCGGCTCACGACTGGTGTTCGACTCCTACGCCGCGCCGGGGATGGTGGCGGCGGCGCTGCTGCAGGCGATGACGGACGCCGATCCCGAACGGACACAGGCCCGTCTGGAGGAGTACGAGCGGATCGCGGAGGAGCACCACTTCTTCCTGCGGGACTGAGGACCGCCGCGCCGACGCTCCCCCACGGCTCCGATCGTCCGAGCACTGGGCGCCGGGTATCCGACGCGGTGAATTTTTTCATGTTCTTGCATAACCGTCGGTATATATAAATACTCCTCCCCATGGCCCTGACGACCTACTCGCCGATCAGCACCGACTGGCCGTGCCAGGTGAAGACCCCGGGCAGCTACGACTGGGAGCGCTCGGCGGTCAAGTGGCTGCGGGAGCTGGTCCCCGCCCGCTACGGCAGCTACCCCGCGCTGCTCCGGCATCCGGTGCTGCTGGCCCGCCATGCGCAGATCCAGGTGCGGCACGAGATACGGGTGGCGCGCACCGCACTGCAGACCGCCCGGGCGGAGCTGCCGGCGCTGGGCCTGCCGGAATCGGTGATCGAACACACGATCAAGCTGTACGCCGCCGAGGTACTGCAGCTGCAGCACATCGCCCGCAGCGTCCGCGCGGTCAGTCTGGCCCTCGCCGACGCCGCCGGCGGTTCCCGCTGATCCGTCGCCGCTCGCCCGCCGTCCGTCGGCCCCGGTGCCGGCACCGACGTCGGCAGTGATCCGCTGCGCGGAGAACCCGAGCGCAGGGCCGTGATCGGACCGTCCCGGGTGTGACATGCTCGTCTGGTGACGAGCGAGTCCGCGCACCCCGAGCAGGCGAGCGCCGAACCCGGTGTGGTCGCCCTGGCCGGAGCGGTGGCCGTGCAGCGGGCCGAACTGGAACGGCTGCGCGCCACCACGGCCGCGGCTGCCGTTCTCGAGCGTGCCAAGGGCGCGGTGATGGCCCTCACCGGGTGTTCCGCGGAGGCCGCCCACGCGGAACTGCTCCGCCGCGCCGCGGCCGCCGGCCGCACGCTCGCCGACGAGTGCCGGATCACGCTCGGTGGCACGACCGGCGGCGGGCCCGTTCCCGCGCAGGCCGCGCCCTGCCCGCTCCCGGAACCGGCCGCGCCCGGCAGGGCCACGCACTTCCCCCTCTCATCCGCCGAAGGCGCCCCGGGCGCCGACGGGACCGGCACCCCGGCCGCGACCGCGGACGCCGAGCCCTTTGTCGGCACCGGCTCCGACGGCACCACCGACCCGGCCGCCGCCGCCGTCCTCGCGCGCATCGCCGATTCCCTGGCCGAGGTGTCCGGCCCGGAGGAGCTGGCCCACCGCCTGCGGGAACACCTGTCCGACGCCGTGGCGGCGGACGGCGTGCTGCTGTACGCCGGGCTGCCCGCGGGCGGGCTGCGGCTGGCCGGGCACGCGGGCGTCGCCGACCCCGTCGTCGCCCAGTGGCGGCACGTGCCACCACTCAGCGGCATCGCGGCCCTGGAAGCGATACACGCGCGGCGGCCCTACTGGCTGGACGGCTCCGAGGAGGAGAAGGCCTGGTCGCTGATCGGCACCCCGGAACACTGGCCCACCCGGGCCTGGCTGCCGGTGCTCACCGAGGGCGGGGCCACCGCCTCCCTGGGAATACTGCGGACCACGCCGTCCGCGTTCACGCCCGCCGCGAAGGCACTGCTGCGGGCGACGGCCCTGCTCTGCGCCGACCGGCTGCGCGACCTCCTCACCGTGCCGGACCACGCGGACGACCGGGTGCGGGACACCGTGCAGACGGTGTTCGACGCGCTGCCCGGCCCGGCCGTCCTCCTCCTCCCCCTGTACTCGGCCCCGGGCCGGGTGGAGGACTTCCGTATCGACGCGGCGGCCCCGCGCTCCGTCGACGTCGCCGGGCGTCGCGGGCGGGCCCTGATCGGGCTGCGGCTCCTGGAGTGCTACCCCGGCCTCGCCGACCGGCCGCTGTGGGAGGGGTACCTCCGGACGCTCGCCACCGGGGAGCCGTACGACAGCGAGCCCTTCGTGTACCGGGAGGTCGTGGAAGGCGTCCCGCGGAACTCGAGGTTCTCGGTGCGGGCCGTCCGGTTCGGCGCGGCGCTCGTGGTCACCTGGATCCGGCACGACTCCCCGGACCGTGAGGAGCAGCGCCTGGCGGAACTGCAGCGGCTGGGCAACCTCGGCTGGGCCGACTGGGACCTGGTCGGCGGGCGGGCCACCTGGTCCCCCCAGGTGTACGCCATCCTCGCCCGCGATCCGGCCCGCGGCCCCCTCTCGCTCACCGACCTCCCGGAGCACATCGCGCCCGACGACGCGCCCGCCCTGCGGCGCGGGGTGGACGAGCTGCTGACGAAGGGCCGTCCGCTCGACATCCCGTTCCGCGTCCGGACGGTCCGGGGCATGCGGCACCTGCGGCTCGTCGTCGAGCCGGTGACCGGCGCCGACGGCGTGCCGCTGGAGGCCCACGGCTTCCTGCAGGACCACACCGCGCAGCGCAGTGCCGAACTCGCCCTGGTGGAGAGCGAGCGCGCGATGCTGACCCAGCACGGCGCGCTGCTGGCCGAGCGCACGCTCGCCGACCGGCTGCAGCACACGCTGCTGCCGCTGCCGCGGCGCCCACTGGCCCTCGCCGGGCTGCGGGTCGACGTGGCCTACCGGCCGGCCCAGTCCGGCATCCATGTCGGCGGCGACTGGTTCAGCGCCATCGAGCTGCCCGACGGTTCCGCCCTGTTCGTGGTCGGCGACGTCGCCGGGCACGGCATAGACGCGGTCGCCACCATGGCCCAGCTCCGGTTCACCGCCAAGGGCATGATCATCACCGGTTCGACACTGACCGGCGCGCTGGTCCGGCTCAACGCGCTGCTGCTGCACACCCACGACGCCAAGACCACGGCGACGCTGGTGCTGGCGCGCTACGAGCCCGGCCGGCACCGGCTGGTCTGGGCGCAGGCGGGCCATCCGCCGCCGCTGCTGCTGCGCCGGGGCGAGGCCGGATATCTCGACCGGCCGGCGGGCGTGCTGCTCGGGGCGCGGCACGATCCGTCCTTCGCCGAGGCCGAGTTCCACCTGGAGCCCGGCGACCATCTGCTGTTCTACACCGACGGCCTGGTCGAACGGCCCATGGAGGGGCTGGACGTCGGCTTCGGCCGGCTCGCCCGGGCGGCCGCCGCCCTGCACGCGGAGGGTCCGGGCCCGCTGCGGCCGCTGCTGGACACGATGCTCGAAGGTGAACTGCGCGACGACGTCTGCGTGCTCGACATCCACCTGCCGGCAGACGTCGGCTGACCCTTCCGGGCCGTTCCCGGCCCCCGGCTCCCGACCCTTACGGGCCCTTCCTGTCCGTCCGGGGCGGTAACCGGCGCCCGGCGGGGAAAGTGCGGGGAGAGCGGGCCGTACGGACGGCCGCGGAACCGTCGGGAACGCGAGAGCACCGGGAAGTGGCATGGATACCAGCACCTGGACGCTGATCATCGTGGTCGCGCTCGTCTGCGCGGCCGTTCTCGGTGCCGCCGTCGCACTGCTGCTGCGGCTGGTGCGGACCCGTCGCGAGCTGCGGCGGGCGGGGCTGCCGACGGGGCCGCGGTGGGTGTTCTGGGGTGCCGTGCTCTATCTGGTCCTGCCGACCGATCTGCTGCCGGACCCGGTCTACCTGGACGACATCGGCGTACTGCTGCTGGCCCTGCGCTCGATGGGCGCACCGCTGCGGGCGGCGCGGCTCACCGGACGGCTCTCCCCTCGGGAGAAGGAACCGACGACCGCGGAGCGGATCGTTCCGCCGGACGCCGGGGCGTGACCGGGCGCGGCGGCCACCTCGCCGGAACGGGGCACCGTACTGCCTGACGGACGACGGACGCGTCCCGCGCCCCTCCCGCCCGCCGCTCAGAACGCGTAGCGGATGTCCAACCAGGGCGCGTGGCGGGCGACGAGTGAGCGCAGGGTGTCCACCGCCTCCCGCTTCACGCCGTTGCGGTACCGCACGTTGGTGTCGCCGTTCTGGGAGCGCTTGGGCTGCTGGATCCCGGGGGTCCACAGCAGTTCCTCGGCGCGCGGGTGCCAGCCGAGGTTGACCTCGTGCAGGGGCGCGTTGTGGGTGAGCATGATGACCTCGGCGCGGGCCTGCGCCTTGACCCGGGCCGGCAGGACGTCGTCCATGTGCGTCAGCAGTTCCGCCCAGGCCTGCCGCCAGCCGGGCCGGATCACCACGGGCGAGAGGTTGAAGTGGACCTCGTACCCGGCGTCGAGGAAGTCGCCGGCGGCGGCGATCCGCCGGGCGACCGGGCTGGTGCGCACGTCGAGCACCCGGGAGTCGTCCGGCGGCATCACCGAGAAGCGGATCCGGGTCCGCCCGCGCGGGTCCAGCGCCAGCAGGTCGGGGTTGACGAACTTGGTGGCGAAGGACGCCTTGGCGGTGGGCCAGCGGCGGAAGGCACGCACCAGGTCGGCGGTGTTGTCGCAGACGAGGGCGTCGACCGAGCAGTCGCCGTTCTCCCCGATGTCGTACACCCACGCCTCGGGGTCGCACTGGTTCGGCTCCGTCTTGCGTCCCTGCGCGGCGATGTGGCGGCCGAGGTGGGCGATGGTCCGCTCGATGTCGGTGAAGACGGTGATGGGGTTGGCGTAGCCCTTGCGGCGCGGCACGTAGCAGTAGGCGCAGGACATGGCGCAGCCGTTGGACGGGCCGGGGGCGATCCAGTCGGCCGAGCGGCCGTTGGGCCGCGTCACCGGCTTCCGGCGGACGCCGAGGACGAGTGTCTCGCGCTTGACGCGCACCCACCGTTCGACGTTGCCCTCGTTGCCGTGCAGGTGCGGGATGCGCCAGTGCGAGTCGACCTCCGTCACCCGGGCGTCGGGGAAGCGGGCCAGGATCTGCCGGCCGCGCGGGGAGGCGGCCGCGGCGGGCTCGGCGTGGATCTCCCGGACGGCGAGCATGCGCCGGGCCTCTGGCGAGTCACGGAAGGGGGCGCCGCCCGCCGGGGTCTCCGAGGCCGCCGGGGGCCCCGGAAGCTCGTCGAGGCCGAACAGCGCGTCGGGGTCCCCGGCGGACGGCCGGGGTACGGGGGTACTCATCGTCACGCTCCGGGACCGGCTGGGGGGTGCGGCAGAGGCAGTGAAATCGACATGTCGACTTCACTGCCTCCAGGGTACGAGGCCCCGTCCCCCGTACGGCTTCCTGCCCCTACGCTTCCCCCATGAAGCAGACGGAGATCATCCTGCGGGCCATCGGCGTCCTGACCGAGACGAACGCCCTGACACGCCGGATCGCCCAGGACCAGGACGCGGAGCTGGACCCGGCGGAGAGCCAGCTCGGCTCGCTGGTGACGGAGGTCTTCCCGACGGTGGAGGTCCCCGCGGACGCGGGGCCCACGGAGGCCGGGCAGGCGGTCGCGGACGCGTACCTGCCGGCGGCCATCTCCTTGGTCGGGGCGTTCGCCTTCCTGTTCTCCGAACTGGCGGACGTCCACGACGCGGGCCGGACGGACGTCACGACGGCGTCGCTGCTGCAGGACCTGGCGCTGCGGCTGTCCCGCGCCACGGACGAGTCCTAGGGGCGACTCGGCCGGGGCCCGTATTACTGGGCCTTTCGGGTGGTTTTCCGGCGCCGGGGCATCCATTGGGAGCAATGGGACCCCGGCGCCCACGGAACGCGCAGGAAGATGCGGAGGTGGCGTCCGGGGCCCCGTCCCGGTGCGCCTGCGCAGGTCTCCTGGCGTCCCACGAGAGCAAGCAGCCGATGACACACACCGCAGAAGCCGGGCAGGGCACAACCGTCCCGGGCGAGTCCGCCGCTCCCCGTCCGCGTCCCGGCGCCGTGGTGGTGAAGTGGCTGACGACGACCGATCACAAGACCATCGGTTCCCTCTACCTGATCTCCTCGTTCGTCTTCTTCCTGCTCGGCGGAGTGATGGCGCTGTTCATCCGCGTCGAACTGGCGCGCCCCGGGCTTCAGTTCCTCTCCAACGAGCAGTACAACCAGGCGTTCACGATGCACGGCACCGTGATGCTGCTGATGTTCGCGACCCCGCTGTTCGCCGGGTTCACCAACTGGATCATGCCGCTGCAGATCGGCGCGCCCGACGTGGCGTTCCCCCGGCTGAACATGTTGGCCTACTGGTTCTACCTGTTCGGTTCGCTCATCGCGGTCGGCGGCTTCTTCACCCCCGACGGGGCCGCCTCGTTCGGCTGGTTCGCCTACAGCCCGCTGAACGACATGGTCCACTCGCCCGGCGTCGGCCACGACATGTGGATCATGGGGCTCGGTCTGTCGGGCTTCGGCACCATCCTCGGCGCGGTCAACTTCATCACCACGATCACCTGCCTGCGGGCCCCCGGCATGACGATGTTCCGGCTGCCCATCTTCACCTGGAACGTGCTGCTGACGAGTGTGCTGGTGCTCCTCGCCTTCCCTGTGCTGGCCGCCGCGCTGCTCACCCTGGAGGCCGACCGCCGGTTCGGCGCGCACGTCTTCGAGGGCGCCAACGGAGGGCCCCTGCTGTGGCAGCACCTGTTCTGGTTCTTCGGGCATCCGGAGGTGTACATCATCGCGCTGCCGTTCTTCGGCATCGTGACGGAGGTGATCCCGGTGTTCGCCCGCAAACCGATCTTCGGTTACATGGGCCTGGTGGGCGCCACCATCTCGATCACCGGACTGTCGGTCAGCGTGTGGGCGCACCACATGTTCGTCACCGGCGGGGTGCTCCTGCCGTTCTTCTCGTTCATGAGCTTCCTGATCGCGGTGCCGACCGGGGTGAAGTTCTTCAACTGGCTCGGCACGATGTGGAAGGGCTCCCTGACCTTCGAGACACCGATGCTGTGGGTGACGGGCTTCCTCGTCACCTTCCTCTTCGGCGGCCTGACCGGGGTCCTCCTCGCCTCTCCCCCGCTGGACTTCGAGGTGTCGGACTCCTACTTCGTCGTCGCGCACTTCCATTACGTCGTCTTCGGCACCGTCGTCTTCGCGATGTTCGCCGGATTCCACTTCTGGTGGCCCAAGTTCACCGGCAAGATGCTCGACGAGCGGCTGGGGAAGATGTCGTTCTGGATGCTGTTCGTGGGCTTCCACACCACGTTCCTGATCCAGCACTGGCTGGGCGTGGAGGGCATGCCGCGCCGGTACGCCGACTACCTCGCGGCCGACGGCTTCACCTGGCTCAACACCATCTCCACCATCGGTTCGTTCCTGCTCGGCGCGTCGATGCTGCCGTTCCTCTACAACGTCTGGCGCACGGCCCAGTACGGCAGGCCGGTGGGCGTGCCCGACCCGTGGGGGTTCGGTCGTTCGCTGGAGTGGGCGACCTCCTGCCCGCCGCCGCGGCACAACTTCGAATGTCTGCCGCTGATCCGCTCCGAGTCCCCCGCCTTCGACCTGCACCACCGCGACATCGCCGCGCAGGAGATCGAGCCCGAGACCGGCCGCCCCCGTGTCTGAGCGGAGCACGGAGGGGGACACGAGGCCGGGCCCGGCGCGCGACGACGGGCCCGGCCTCGTCAACCAGGTCGAGGGGTATCTGCTGTGGCAGGCGCGGGTGGCCGAGGCGGAGGACCGCGCCCGCGCCTTCGTCGCCCCCCTGGACTGGCTGACCGAGGGGCAGCGGGCCGAGATCGAGGACCGGTACACCGGCGACTGCCTGACCCGGGCCCGGGACGATCTGCGGCGCATCGCCCAGCGCATCACCGTCATCCGCCAGGAGTACGAGGAGCGTTACCGTCTGCTGCGCGTGCGGTGCGTCACCGCGGCGGTCTCGTTCACGGCCCTGGCCCTGGCCGCCGCCGCCGTACTGCGGTGCCTGCCTTGAGGGCGTACGACGCCGGCGCCGGACGGACAGGGCCGGCCCCGATGCGGATGGTGGGCCGGCCCCGTTCGCCGGGATCATTGTGAGCCCGGCACACGGGTCCGGGGCAAGAGGTGTGCCACGACGTTCCCGTCACCGGTTCCTTCTGCGAACCCCGCCTGAGCATCGACTGACTCGTACCGTTCGCCAACAGGCGGC carries:
- a CDS encoding DUF1206 domain-containing protein, encoding MDVSTLTGRGGPRTGREATGAATEGAARAGLGARGVIYLLVGVLALQIAFGDGHRQADRGGALAEIAEKPFGSVVLWALAVGLVGMALWRLSEAVLGAPGPDGRKARKRLASAGRAVFYGFVASSVLLFAAGSRGGRGGGSGDKQSKDMTAEVLRMPGGQWIVGLAGVGIAAAGVWIGVRAVMRKYHDKLKLGQMSRRTRRAVDVTGVGGGAARGLVFAAAGVFAVRAAVAYEPDKAKGLDDTLRSFAHTPAGPWLLVCVAAGFVLFGLFSFAMARWRRV
- a CDS encoding DUF3662 domain-containing protein, producing MSALPRRRGTEGDEAEEARDRTAAPATGTTAPPAGTAGPTGWERALERFQRRLLGHVFPKEPVELLDALRRECDRQVVRCGRDRVLAPNAYAVELDPGVHEELAGVGDRVGMLLTDRLARHGALNGYEWAGPLTVHITRARCVPNGRYRVAGRVMPHVRADGFASVTE
- a CDS encoding MurR/RpiR family transcriptional regulator encodes the protein MPSPQQARAQASAITAGSPAPAEDASPTSRLRELFEGPGLSPAHRRIAQYLIEHLTEAAFLSITDLAERVGVSQPSVTRFAGAVGFSGYPALRERLQSLALGSLGNGTPSAPAEQRGNELQAAVDAEIENLENLRRDLTDPGRVIEVGRALSRSAPLTVLGLRISVSLAEYFAYAARRIHPDVRLVTRGGSVAYDALLQSREAGGTWLLAFSLPRHARETLTALRVARGAGLRVALVTDLALGPLAEEAEEVFATGTGSRLVFDSYAAPGMVAAALLQAMTDADPERTQARLEEYERIAEEHHFFLRD
- a CDS encoding PP2C family protein-serine/threonine phosphatase codes for the protein MTSESAHPEQASAEPGVVALAGAVAVQRAELERLRATTAAAAVLERAKGAVMALTGCSAEAAHAELLRRAAAAGRTLADECRITLGGTTGGGPVPAQAAPCPLPEPAAPGRATHFPLSSAEGAPGADGTGTPAATADAEPFVGTGSDGTTDPAAAAVLARIADSLAEVSGPEELAHRLREHLSDAVAADGVLLYAGLPAGGLRLAGHAGVADPVVAQWRHVPPLSGIAALEAIHARRPYWLDGSEEEKAWSLIGTPEHWPTRAWLPVLTEGGATASLGILRTTPSAFTPAAKALLRATALLCADRLRDLLTVPDHADDRVRDTVQTVFDALPGPAVLLLPLYSAPGRVEDFRIDAAAPRSVDVAGRRGRALIGLRLLECYPGLADRPLWEGYLRTLATGEPYDSEPFVYREVVEGVPRNSRFSVRAVRFGAALVVTWIRHDSPDREEQRLAELQRLGNLGWADWDLVGGRATWSPQVYAILARDPARGPLSLTDLPEHIAPDDAPALRRGVDELLTKGRPLDIPFRVRTVRGMRHLRLVVEPVTGADGVPLEAHGFLQDHTAQRSAELALVESERAMLTQHGALLAERTLADRLQHTLLPLPRRPLALAGLRVDVAYRPAQSGIHVGGDWFSAIELPDGSALFVVGDVAGHGIDAVATMAQLRFTAKGMIITGSTLTGALVRLNALLLHTHDAKTTATLVLARYEPGRHRLVWAQAGHPPPLLLRRGEAGYLDRPAGVLLGARHDPSFAEAEFHLEPGDHLLFYTDGLVERPMEGLDVGFGRLARAAAALHAEGPGPLRPLLDTMLEGELRDDVCVLDIHLPADVG
- a CDS encoding DUF1232 domain-containing protein; amino-acid sequence: MDTSTWTLIIVVALVCAAVLGAAVALLLRLVRTRRELRRAGLPTGPRWVFWGAVLYLVLPTDLLPDPVYLDDIGVLLLALRSMGAPLRAARLTGRLSPREKEPTTAERIVPPDAGA
- a CDS encoding spore photoproduct lyase family protein; this translates as MSTPVPRPSAGDPDALFGLDELPGPPAASETPAGGAPFRDSPEARRMLAVREIHAEPAAAASPRGRQILARFPDARVTEVDSHWRIPHLHGNEGNVERWVRVKRETLVLGVRRKPVTRPNGRSADWIAPGPSNGCAMSCAYCYVPRRKGYANPITVFTDIERTIAHLGRHIAAQGRKTEPNQCDPEAWVYDIGENGDCSVDALVCDNTADLVRAFRRWPTAKASFATKFVNPDLLALDPRGRTRIRFSVMPPDDSRVLDVRTSPVARRIAAAGDFLDAGYEVHFNLSPVVIRPGWRQAWAELLTHMDDVLPARVKAQARAEVIMLTHNAPLHEVNLGWHPRAEELLWTPGIQQPKRSQNGDTNVRYRNGVKREAVDTLRSLVARHAPWLDIRYAF
- the ctaD gene encoding cytochrome c oxidase subunit I; protein product: MTHTAEAGQGTTVPGESAAPRPRPGAVVVKWLTTTDHKTIGSLYLISSFVFFLLGGVMALFIRVELARPGLQFLSNEQYNQAFTMHGTVMLLMFATPLFAGFTNWIMPLQIGAPDVAFPRLNMLAYWFYLFGSLIAVGGFFTPDGAASFGWFAYSPLNDMVHSPGVGHDMWIMGLGLSGFGTILGAVNFITTITCLRAPGMTMFRLPIFTWNVLLTSVLVLLAFPVLAAALLTLEADRRFGAHVFEGANGGPLLWQHLFWFFGHPEVYIIALPFFGIVTEVIPVFARKPIFGYMGLVGATISITGLSVSVWAHHMFVTGGVLLPFFSFMSFLIAVPTGVKFFNWLGTMWKGSLTFETPMLWVTGFLVTFLFGGLTGVLLASPPLDFEVSDSYFVVAHFHYVVFGTVVFAMFAGFHFWWPKFTGKMLDERLGKMSFWMLFVGFHTTFLIQHWLGVEGMPRRYADYLAADGFTWLNTISTIGSFLLGASMLPFLYNVWRTAQYGRPVGVPDPWGFGRSLEWATSCPPPRHNFECLPLIRSESPAFDLHHRDIAAQEIEPETGRPRV
- a CDS encoding cytochrome C oxidase subunit I; translation: MSERSTEGDTRPGPARDDGPGLVNQVEGYLLWQARVAEAEDRARAFVAPLDWLTEGQRAEIEDRYTGDCLTRARDDLRRIAQRITVIRQEYEERYRLLRVRCVTAAVSFTALALAAAAVLRCLP